In the genome of Rhodamnia argentea isolate NSW1041297 chromosome 3, ASM2092103v1, whole genome shotgun sequence, one region contains:
- the LOC115743040 gene encoding transcriptional regulator SUPERMAN-like: MGIDLDDLVSLTSQAHKLAQPQETQHQNQATNPCPSLKNRSWMWNANQPPEDDDSWEVKAFAEDTRNMMGATWPPRSYTCTFCRREFRSAQALGGHMNVHRRDRARLHQSHSCQSSAAPPLMIRADEFVANGGLCFLYQLPSPNGIFNTSSSPSTLLSISPYPPSNNSFPSPSQSYSKRYETAGSKSPKVDDTSNNSEDSAMDGLDLELRLGHGPAVSPQ; the protein is encoded by the coding sequence ATGGGAATTGATCTTGATGACCTTGTCTCCTTGACGTCCCAGGCTCACAAGTTGGCTCAACCTCAAGAGACCCAACACCAAAATCAAGCAACCAACCCTTGCCCGAGCTTGAAGAACCGCTCATGGATGTGGAACGCTAATCAACCCCCAGAAGACGACGACTCGTGGGAGGTCAAGGCTTTCGCGGAGGACACCAGGAACATGATGGGCGCGACTTGGCCGCCGAGGTCTTACACTTGCACTTTCTGCAGGAGAGAGTTCCGTTCCGCGCAGGCGCTTGGAGGACACATGAACGTGCACCGGAGGGATCGAGCCAGGCTCCACCAGTCGCACTCATGCCAGTCTTCCGCAGCTCCACCGCTCATGATCCGGGCCGATGAGTTTGTTGCCAATGGAGGGCTGTGCTTTCTGTACCAATTACCTAGCCCTAATGGCATCTTCAACACTTCATCGTCACCTTCCACTCTCCTCTCAATCTCACCTTATCCACCTAGCAACAACAGTTTCCCATCTCCTTCCCAAAGTTACTCCAAAAGATATGAAACTGCAGGTTCTAAGTCACCTAAGGTCGATGACACCAGCAACAACTCCGAGGACTCTGCCATGGACGGGCTTGATTTGGAGCTTCGACTAGGACATGGACCAGCGGTATCTCCACAGTAG